Proteins encoded by one window of Kribbella flavida DSM 17836:
- a CDS encoding sensor histidine kinase: protein MHDDRRRALPPLLTRSGRTLTGVTLGSLLALVEMLLAGVAVLFLLPAVAAPRSRGRLLAVLHRCAGQLAAVEQRRLARFHATGDLGPYSGRQAFGYVVRRWPLGLLGGFVLMLLLFGLLVAASMVSAWILGGSWAFIEEGEGRVSTATMATVAIPGLVLLYLAVMGIVGVAELDVRLARQHLTPSAEDVLSRRVSELTLSRKEVVQVVNEERRRIERDLHDGVQQRLVALGLLLSRARRTSDPAVAAELVRQAHEESQQALGDLRDVAWRVYPTALDQLGLRDVLAVLAERSGIPITLRYDLADRPPAPIETVAYFVVSEALTNATKHSAATRIDISLTAQSCTGDRVEPALAEDPPPRDTPGRIVVTVTDDGKGGADPGGRGLTGLAGRVAASEGTFTVDSPPGGPTTIKAELPCG from the coding sequence ATGCACGATGACCGGCGCCGCGCGCTGCCTCCGCTGCTGACGCGCAGCGGCCGAACGCTGACCGGCGTCACGCTCGGATCCTTGCTGGCGCTGGTGGAAATGCTGCTGGCCGGCGTCGCGGTGCTGTTCCTGCTCCCGGCCGTCGCCGCGCCGCGGTCGCGCGGCCGGCTGCTCGCCGTCCTGCATCGTTGCGCAGGGCAACTCGCTGCCGTCGAGCAGCGCCGGCTCGCCCGCTTCCACGCCACCGGCGACCTCGGCCCGTACTCCGGCCGCCAGGCGTTCGGGTACGTCGTACGGCGCTGGCCGCTCGGGCTGCTCGGCGGGTTCGTGCTGATGCTCCTGCTGTTCGGCCTGCTGGTCGCCGCGTCCATGGTCAGCGCCTGGATCCTCGGCGGCAGCTGGGCCTTCATCGAGGAGGGCGAGGGCCGGGTCAGCACCGCCACGATGGCGACGGTCGCGATTCCCGGGCTGGTGCTGCTCTACCTCGCGGTGATGGGCATCGTCGGCGTCGCCGAGCTCGACGTCCGGCTGGCCCGGCAGCACCTGACCCCGTCGGCCGAGGACGTGCTCAGCCGGCGCGTCTCCGAGCTGACGCTGAGCCGCAAGGAGGTCGTCCAGGTCGTCAACGAGGAACGGCGCCGGATCGAGCGCGACCTGCACGACGGCGTGCAGCAACGCCTGGTCGCACTGGGCCTGCTGCTCAGCCGAGCCCGCCGGACCAGCGACCCGGCTGTTGCCGCGGAGCTGGTCCGCCAGGCGCACGAGGAGTCCCAGCAGGCGCTCGGCGACCTGCGCGACGTCGCCTGGCGGGTCTACCCGACCGCGCTGGACCAGCTCGGTCTGCGCGACGTGCTCGCCGTACTGGCCGAACGCTCGGGCATCCCGATCACGCTGCGGTACGACCTGGCCGACCGGCCGCCGGCGCCGATCGAGACGGTCGCGTACTTCGTCGTCTCCGAGGCACTCACCAACGCGACCAAGCACTCGGCGGCGACCCGCATCGACATCAGCCTCACCGCCCAGTCCTGCACCGGCGACAGGGTGGAGCCGGCGCTCGCCGAGGACCCACCGCCGCGCGACACTCCGGGCCGGATCGTTGTCACCGTCACGGACGACGGGAAGGGCGGCGCGGACCCGGGCGGCCGGGGACTCACCGGACTCGCCGGGCGGGTCGCCGCCTCCGAGGGCACCTTCACCGTCGACAGCCCGCCCGGCGGACCCACCACGATCAAAGCGGAGCTGCCATGCGGGTGA
- a CDS encoding response regulator transcription factor — protein sequence MRVILADDSTLLREGLVRLLLEEGHEVPAAVGDGDALVAAVRDAAAADALPDVVVVDVRMPPTHTDEGLRAALTIRANWPTVGVLVLSQYVEKSYAGELITSAEQRIGYLLKDRVMRVEEFLEALDRVGQGGVALDPEVVRQLLSRTTHTDPLAKLTAREREVLAKMAEGHNNARLAEQLHISPSAVEKHVNSIFDKLALYADGGVNRRVLAVVTYLTT from the coding sequence ATGCGGGTGATCCTCGCCGACGACTCGACCCTGCTGCGGGAGGGCCTCGTCCGGCTGCTGCTGGAGGAGGGCCACGAGGTTCCGGCCGCGGTCGGCGACGGCGACGCGCTGGTTGCCGCCGTCCGGGACGCCGCGGCCGCCGACGCGCTGCCCGACGTCGTGGTCGTCGACGTCCGGATGCCGCCCACGCACACCGACGAGGGTCTGCGCGCCGCCCTGACGATCCGCGCGAACTGGCCGACGGTCGGCGTTCTCGTGCTCTCGCAGTACGTCGAGAAGTCGTACGCCGGTGAACTGATCACGTCCGCCGAGCAGCGCATCGGCTACCTGCTGAAGGACCGGGTGATGCGGGTCGAGGAGTTCCTGGAGGCCCTCGACCGGGTCGGCCAGGGCGGGGTCGCGCTGGACCCCGAGGTCGTCCGCCAGTTGCTGTCCCGCACCACGCACACCGATCCGCTCGCCAAGCTCACCGCCCGGGAACGCGAGGTGCTCGCCAAGATGGCCGAGGGCCACAACAACGCCCGCCTCGCCGAGCAGCTGCACATCTCCCCCAGCGCGGTGGAGAAGCACGTCAACTCGATCTTCGACAAGCTCGCCCTCTACGCCGACGGCGGCGTCAACCGCCGCGTCCTCGCCGTCGTCACCTACCTGACCACCTGA